One window from the genome of Comamonas sp. lk encodes:
- a CDS encoding LysR family transcriptional regulator translates to MANLHAPSLRQLRAFLAVAETGSFSQAAQALSLTQPAVSASIRELESLLGARLMDRGPHHMALTEAGRTLLHEAQWLVASFDRGVGQMHAMLASGQQTVRIACLPSAMHLLAPVLARWQAQNPQVKVEVSDPLHEELIAQLRSGAVDMGITTELDTPARLHTTALAEDELVVLLPPGHRLAQTEGPLRWKALRGERLVLFARGSTYELAVATLRQQRIAMDDAMRMRYSESLYSLVQAGHAVGVISRLYTQGVATPALQVRSLTAPVIGRRLALMLNGEPAQQRAVVAQCRSFLCEQLLAGA, encoded by the coding sequence ATGGCAAACCTGCATGCACCCAGTTTGCGCCAGCTGCGCGCCTTTCTGGCCGTGGCGGAAACCGGTAGCTTCAGCCAGGCCGCGCAAGCCCTGTCGCTGACGCAGCCGGCGGTGTCGGCCAGCATTCGCGAGCTGGAGTCTCTGCTGGGCGCCAGACTCATGGATAGAGGCCCTCACCATATGGCGCTGACCGAGGCCGGGCGCACGCTGTTGCACGAGGCGCAGTGGCTGGTGGCCAGCTTTGATCGCGGCGTGGGGCAGATGCACGCGATGCTGGCCAGCGGTCAGCAGACGGTGCGCATTGCCTGCCTGCCCTCGGCCATGCATTTGCTGGCGCCGGTGCTGGCGCGCTGGCAGGCGCAAAACCCGCAGGTGAAGGTGGAAGTGTCCGATCCGCTGCACGAGGAGCTGATTGCCCAGCTGCGCAGCGGAGCCGTGGATATGGGCATCACCACCGAGCTGGATACGCCTGCGCGCCTGCACACCACGGCGCTGGCCGAAGACGAGCTGGTGGTGTTGCTGCCCCCGGGCCACCGCCTGGCGCAGACCGAAGGCCCGCTGCGCTGGAAGGCTTTGCGTGGCGAGCGCCTGGTGCTGTTTGCGCGCGGCAGCACCTATGAGCTGGCCGTGGCCACCTTGCGCCAGCAGCGCATTGCCATGGACGACGCCATGCGCATGCGTTACAGCGAATCGCTTTACAGCCTGGTGCAGGCCGGCCATGCGGTAGGCGTGATCTCGCGCCTGTACACCCAGGGCGTGGCCACGCCGGCGCTGCAGGTGCGCTCGCTGACGGCTCCCGTCATAGGCCGGCGCCTTGCGCTGATGCTCAATGGCGAGCCGGCCCAGCAGCGGGCGGTGGTGGCCCAGTGCCGCTCGTTTTTATGTGAGCAGCTATTGGCCGGGGCGTAG
- a CDS encoding adenosine deaminase, which produces MNAAPTCATPELTAFVHAIPKMELHCHLLGTVRKNTFIELVQRAKAPLALEEIEAFYTRGEKPVGVLRVLRALDEWLLQSPTDLQRITYEYLQDAAAHNVRYAEFFWNPTGTVQCSGMSYAAAQAAILAGVADAQKDCGIRGRLVPSIDREAPAAAAVQMVEWMLAHRHDEVPGIGIDYRENERPPEMFVDAYALARNGGLKTTAHASEFGLPWNNLQTALDVLKVDRIDHGYTVVDNPELAQRCADMGMVFTVVPSNSYYLRTLSPERWALDHPIRRMPAMGIRVHPNTDDPTLHHIDPTGAWSKMVCDFGFSIDDLKDFMLNGIDAAWISDSEKHALRSQWSAEFDTLRSTHLSHPSTAQA; this is translated from the coding sequence ATGAATGCTGCCCCCACCTGCGCCACACCCGAGCTGACGGCTTTTGTCCACGCCATCCCCAAGATGGAGCTGCACTGCCATCTGCTGGGCACGGTGCGCAAGAACACTTTTATCGAACTGGTGCAACGCGCCAAGGCACCGCTGGCACTGGAGGAAATCGAGGCCTTTTATACCCGTGGCGAAAAGCCCGTGGGCGTGCTGCGCGTGCTGCGGGCGCTGGATGAATGGCTGCTGCAATCGCCCACCGATCTGCAGCGCATCACCTACGAATACCTGCAGGATGCCGCTGCCCACAATGTGCGCTATGCCGAGTTTTTCTGGAACCCCACGGGCACCGTGCAATGCTCGGGCATGAGCTATGCCGCCGCGCAAGCCGCCATTCTGGCCGGCGTGGCCGATGCGCAAAAAGACTGCGGCATTCGCGGCCGCCTCGTGCCCTCCATCGACCGCGAAGCACCGGCCGCTGCCGCCGTGCAAATGGTGGAATGGATGCTGGCCCACCGCCACGACGAAGTGCCGGGCATTGGCATCGACTACCGCGAAAACGAGCGCCCGCCCGAGATGTTTGTGGATGCCTATGCGCTGGCCAGAAACGGCGGCCTCAAGACCACGGCCCACGCCAGCGAATTCGGCCTGCCCTGGAACAATCTGCAGACCGCACTCGATGTGCTCAAGGTCGATCGCATAGACCACGGCTATACCGTGGTGGACAACCCGGAACTGGCCCAGCGCTGCGCCGACATGGGCATGGTGTTTACCGTCGTGCCCAGCAACTCCTATTACCTGCGCACGCTCTCTCCAGAGCGCTGGGCGCTGGATCATCCGATACGCCGCATGCCGGCAATGGGCATTCGCGTGCACCCCAATACCGACGACCCTACGCTGCACCACATCGACCCCACGGGGGCCTGGAGCAAGATGGTCTGCGACTTCGGCTTCTCCATTGACGATCTCAAGGACTTCATGCTCAACGGCATTGATGCGGCCTGGATCAGCGACAGTGAAAAACACGCTTTGCGCAGCCAGTGGAGCGCAGAGTTCGATACCTTGCGCAGCACCCACCTTTCCCATCCCTCTACCGCACAGGCCTGA
- a CDS encoding tripartite tricarboxylate transporter substrate binding protein, producing MKFTLRLSALLMAAGLGTNLVQAAEPAWPAARPIILTVPFSAGGSVDVTARLIAQKLGERLHQSVVIDNVAGAGGALGVNKGVHAAADGYNLIMGADSPIAIAKLVNPAAVRYDALKDLAPVAMVNTAPMILVARANLPANNLQELTALAQKQPDKISYATSGIGTILHLAMARISDRAQMKLVHVPYRGGGQIVTDVVGGQVDLAMLISVTAIPQIQSGKLKALAVTSAARLPELPNVPTVAETASLKGYQMVSWAGIFAPARTPAPIIGKLNQELNAVLASPEVKAKLAEQGAIAASGKESAADFGQFVRKEQARYAEIVKSAHITAE from the coding sequence ATGAAATTCACTCTTCGCCTCAGCGCGCTGCTCATGGCTGCAGGCCTGGGCACGAATCTCGTCCAGGCAGCCGAGCCTGCCTGGCCCGCCGCCCGCCCCATCATCCTCACCGTGCCCTTTAGCGCGGGCGGCAGCGTGGATGTGACGGCACGCCTGATCGCGCAAAAGCTGGGCGAGCGCCTGCACCAGTCGGTGGTGATAGACAACGTGGCCGGCGCCGGCGGCGCCCTGGGCGTGAACAAGGGCGTGCATGCCGCAGCCGACGGCTACAACCTCATCATGGGCGCCGACAGCCCCATCGCCATTGCCAAGCTGGTCAACCCCGCCGCCGTGCGCTACGACGCGCTCAAGGACCTGGCACCCGTAGCCATGGTCAACACCGCGCCCATGATTCTGGTGGCGCGCGCCAATCTGCCGGCCAACAATCTGCAAGAGCTAACCGCGCTGGCGCAAAAGCAGCCCGACAAGATCAGCTATGCCACCTCGGGCATTGGCACCATCTTGCATCTGGCCATGGCCCGCATCAGCGATCGCGCCCAGATGAAGCTAGTACACGTGCCCTACCGCGGCGGCGGCCAGATCGTGACCGATGTGGTCGGCGGCCAGGTGGATCTGGCCATGCTGATCAGCGTGACCGCCATTCCGCAAATTCAAAGCGGCAAGCTCAAGGCTCTGGCCGTCACCTCGGCCGCCCGCCTGCCAGAGCTGCCCAACGTTCCCACCGTAGCAGAGACTGCTTCACTCAAGGGCTACCAGATGGTTTCCTGGGCCGGCATATTTGCCCCGGCCCGCACGCCGGCACCCATCATCGGCAAGCTCAATCAGGAGCTCAATGCCGTGCTGGCTTCGCCTGAAGTCAAGGCCAAGCTGGCCGAGCAAGGCGCCATCGCCGCCAGCGGCAAGGAAAGCGCAGCCGACTTCGGCCAGTTTGTGCGCAAGGAGCAGGCGCGCTACGCAGAGATCGTCAAAAGCGCACACATCACGGCCGAGTGA
- a CDS encoding low molecular weight protein-tyrosine-phosphatase: MVCMGNICRSPTAHGVLEKMVADAGLAGRVQVDSAGTHGYHASEEPDARSQLHAMRRGYDLSQQRARQLSSQDFEDFDLVLVMDSSNETAARKLCPPQHLPRLHRLTDFCQNFSDTQVPDPYYGGNKGFEHVLDLVEDACTGVLQAVRSDAIRK, translated from the coding sequence ATGGTCTGCATGGGCAACATCTGCAGAAGCCCCACCGCCCACGGCGTGCTGGAAAAAATGGTGGCCGATGCCGGCCTTGCCGGGCGCGTGCAGGTCGATTCCGCCGGCACCCATGGCTATCACGCCAGCGAAGAACCCGACGCCCGCAGCCAGCTGCACGCCATGCGCCGTGGCTACGACCTGAGCCAGCAGCGCGCACGCCAGCTCAGCAGCCAGGATTTTGAAGACTTCGATCTGGTGCTGGTCATGGACAGCAGCAACGAGACTGCCGCCCGCAAGCTCTGCCCGCCGCAGCATCTGCCACGGCTGCACCGCCTGACCGACTTCTGCCAGAACTTTTCCGACACCCAGGTGCCTGATCCTTATTACGGCGGCAACAAAGGCTTCGAGCATGTTCTGGACCTGGTCGAAGATGCCTGCACCGGCGTGCTGCAGGCGGTGAGGAGCGACGCCATTCGAAAATAA
- a CDS encoding methionine synthase — translation MFETSIAGSLPKPAWLAETNKLWPQWRAEGDALLQAKADATLLWIKAQEDAGLDIVCDGEQSRQHFVHGFLEQVEGIDFEHKVKMGIRDNRYDAMVPQVVSALRLKGRVHAFEAQLARAHTKKKLKFTLPGPMTIVDTVADRFYGDKVKMAYAFAELLNQEALALQADGVDIIQFDEPAFNVYMKDAADWGVQALERAAQGLTCTTAVHICYGYGIKANTDWKSSLGDEWRQYETVFPALARSRIDQVSLECIHSHVPPDLMKLLAGKDVMVGVIDVASDVVETPEEVADTIGRALEFVPKERLFPCTNCGLAPMARDVAWRKLQALAEGARLAKERLTTA, via the coding sequence ATGTTTGAAACTTCCATCGCCGGCAGCCTGCCGAAGCCAGCCTGGCTGGCTGAAACCAACAAGCTCTGGCCTCAGTGGCGGGCTGAAGGCGATGCCCTTCTCCAGGCCAAGGCCGACGCAACCCTGCTATGGATCAAAGCCCAGGAAGACGCAGGCCTGGACATCGTGTGCGACGGCGAGCAATCGCGACAGCACTTCGTGCACGGCTTCCTTGAGCAGGTTGAGGGCATTGACTTCGAGCACAAGGTGAAGATGGGCATCCGCGACAACCGCTACGACGCGATGGTGCCGCAGGTGGTGTCAGCCCTGCGCCTGAAGGGCCGCGTGCATGCCTTCGAAGCACAGCTGGCGCGTGCGCACACGAAGAAGAAGCTGAAGTTCACCCTGCCCGGTCCTATGACCATCGTCGACACCGTGGCGGACCGCTTCTACGGTGACAAGGTGAAAATGGCATACGCCTTTGCCGAGTTACTCAACCAAGAGGCCTTGGCGCTTCAGGCCGACGGTGTAGACATCATCCAGTTCGACGAGCCCGCCTTCAATGTCTACATGAAGGATGCCGCCGACTGGGGCGTGCAAGCGCTCGAGCGTGCGGCCCAGGGCCTGACCTGTACGACGGCCGTGCACATCTGCTACGGCTATGGCATCAAGGCCAATACCGACTGGAAGAGCTCCCTGGGCGACGAATGGCGCCAGTATGAGACGGTGTTCCCCGCACTCGCCCGTAGCCGCATCGACCAGGTGAGCCTGGAATGCATCCACTCCCACGTGCCGCCCGACCTGATGAAACTGCTGGCTGGCAAGGACGTGATGGTTGGCGTGATCGACGTTGCCAGCGATGTGGTCGAGACTCCCGAGGAGGTGGCTGACACTATCGGCAGGGCGCTGGAGTTTGTGCCGAAGGAACGGCTGTTCCCATGCACGAACTGCGGCCTGGCGCCGATGGCGCGGGATGTGGCGTGGCGCAAGCTGCAAGCGCTGGCAGAAGGCGCAAGGCTGGCAAAGGAGCGGTTGACCACGGCGTGA
- a CDS encoding DUF1852 domain-containing protein: MNNELTFNLKSICFDENYQPSDGTRITTNFANLARGKSRQLNLRSTLRMIDNRFNDLAYWDNPTGDRYSVELEIISVEMNMDAKISNAAFPLIEILKTCILDKKTNKRIDGIAGNNFSSYVRDYDFSVLLAEHNVNRAEFSTPADFGDLHGKLFQQFVNSSTYKGHFHKSPVICISASTSKTYQRTGNQHPVLGVEYQQNELSSTDQYFAKMGMQVRFFMPPNGVAPLAFYFRGDLLGDYSNLELIGTISTMETFQRIYRPEIYNANSAAGNLYRPSLKNQDYSLTQIVYDREERGQLAVKQGKFAQEHFIKPYKNVLEKWAANYTL, encoded by the coding sequence ATGAACAACGAACTTACCTTCAACCTCAAGAGCATTTGTTTCGATGAGAACTATCAGCCATCGGACGGCACACGCATCACCACCAACTTTGCCAACTTGGCCCGGGGGAAAAGTCGGCAACTGAACCTGCGCAGCACGCTGAGGATGATTGACAACCGCTTCAATGACCTGGCGTATTGGGATAACCCGACGGGAGATCGCTACTCCGTCGAGCTGGAGATCATCTCCGTCGAGATGAATATGGATGCCAAGATCAGCAATGCTGCATTTCCGTTAATCGAGATACTGAAAACCTGCATTCTCGACAAGAAAACGAATAAGCGCATCGACGGCATCGCGGGAAATAATTTCTCCTCTTACGTGCGCGACTACGACTTCAGCGTCTTGCTTGCGGAGCACAACGTCAATCGAGCGGAATTCAGCACGCCGGCCGATTTTGGTGACTTGCACGGGAAACTGTTCCAGCAATTTGTCAACTCGAGCACTTACAAGGGGCACTTCCACAAGTCTCCCGTCATCTGCATCAGCGCCTCGACAAGCAAGACCTATCAGCGAACGGGAAACCAGCATCCTGTGCTGGGTGTCGAGTACCAACAGAATGAGCTGTCCTCCACCGACCAATACTTCGCAAAAATGGGGATGCAGGTTCGCTTTTTTATGCCTCCGAATGGCGTTGCGCCATTGGCTTTCTACTTTCGCGGCGACCTGCTGGGCGACTACAGCAACCTGGAGTTGATCGGCACCATCAGCACGATGGAAACCTTTCAGCGCATTTATCGCCCCGAGATCTACAACGCAAATTCAGCGGCGGGAAACCTCTATCGACCGAGCCTGAAGAATCAGGACTACTCGCTGACGCAAATTGTTTACGACCGGGAAGAGCGCGGCCAGCTGGCTGTGAAGCAGGGGAAGTTTGCGCAGGAACATTTCATCAAGCCGTACAAGAACGTGCTTGAAAAATGGGCTGCCAATTACACGCTCTGA
- the msuE gene encoding FMN reductase, with protein MTRPLRLVAVSGGLQRPSKSAALAEHLLDLIADELPCEQHLIELGQLAPQLAGVVWRSQLPCTVERELAAVEQADVLVVVTPVFRGSYTGLFKHFFDFIHQDALIDMPVLLAATGGSERHALVIDHQLRPLFSFFQARTLPLGVYGTDKDFGGYRPQNEALIERARLAVQRALPLLELAYRVKRSLAEEVVLA; from the coding sequence ATGACACGTCCACTTCGTTTAGTCGCAGTTTCCGGCGGACTGCAGCGCCCCTCCAAGTCCGCAGCCCTGGCAGAGCACCTGCTGGACCTGATCGCCGACGAACTCCCGTGCGAACAGCATCTGATTGAATTGGGTCAACTCGCACCGCAACTTGCCGGCGTGGTTTGGCGCTCCCAACTGCCGTGCACCGTGGAGCGAGAACTTGCAGCGGTTGAGCAAGCTGACGTCCTGGTGGTGGTGACTCCGGTCTTTCGCGGCTCCTACACAGGGTTGTTCAAGCACTTCTTCGACTTCATTCATCAGGATGCCTTGATCGACATGCCTGTGTTGCTGGCTGCCACCGGCGGTAGCGAGCGCCATGCCCTGGTGATCGATCACCAGTTGCGGCCGTTGTTCAGCTTCTTCCAGGCACGCACATTGCCGTTGGGCGTCTACGGGACTGACAAGGATTTCGGTGGCTACCGTCCGCAAAACGAAGCCCTGATTGAGCGGGCCAGGCTGGCGGTTCAGCGGGCACTGCCATTGCTTGAATTGGCATACAGGGTCAAGCGCTCTCTGGCCGAAGAAGTGGTTTTGGCCTGA
- a CDS encoding LysR family transcriptional regulator: MLERIHLNIVQQVDKQGSLTAAAGVLNLTQSALSHSMKKLELQLGTDIWLREGRSLHLTQAGQYLLAVANRVLPQLDLAEERLGQFAQGERGALRIGMECHPCYQWLLKVVSPYLTAWPDVDVDVKQKFQFGGIGALFGYEIDLLVTPDPLFKPGLKFEPVFDYEQVLVVAKSHALASVTYVKPQQLAREVLISYPVDIERLDIYNQFLLPAGITPKRHKAIETTDIMLQMVASGRGVAALPRWLVEEYAAKMDIVPVRLGMRGIAKQIFLGAREADTAIDYVRAFIELARQPVLSIAQESIQKTIHP; the protein is encoded by the coding sequence ATGCTTGAGCGCATCCACCTCAACATCGTTCAGCAGGTTGATAAACAAGGATCGTTGACCGCCGCTGCGGGCGTACTGAACCTGACCCAGTCGGCCCTGAGCCACAGCATGAAGAAGCTTGAGCTGCAACTGGGCACCGACATCTGGCTGCGTGAAGGTCGAAGCCTGCACCTCACACAAGCCGGGCAGTACCTGCTGGCGGTGGCAAACCGCGTGCTGCCGCAGCTGGACCTGGCCGAGGAACGCCTGGGCCAGTTCGCGCAGGGCGAGCGCGGCGCGTTGCGTATCGGCATGGAATGCCACCCTTGCTACCAGTGGCTACTCAAGGTGGTTTCTCCCTATCTGACGGCGTGGCCCGACGTGGATGTGGACGTCAAGCAGAAATTTCAGTTTGGCGGAATCGGCGCGCTCTTCGGGTACGAGATCGACCTGCTGGTTACGCCCGACCCGCTGTTCAAGCCCGGGCTGAAATTTGAGCCCGTGTTCGACTACGAGCAAGTGCTGGTCGTCGCAAAAAGTCATGCACTGGCTTCGGTGACCTATGTGAAGCCCCAGCAGCTGGCCCGGGAAGTGCTCATCAGCTACCCCGTGGACATCGAGCGCCTGGACATCTACAACCAGTTCTTGCTGCCGGCCGGTATCACGCCCAAGCGCCACAAGGCCATCGAAACCACCGACATCATGCTGCAGATGGTGGCCAGCGGTCGGGGCGTGGCCGCGCTACCGCGCTGGCTGGTCGAGGAGTACGCGGCCAAGATGGACATAGTGCCCGTACGGTTGGGCATGCGCGGCATCGCCAAGCAGATTTTCCTGGGAGCACGCGAGGCAGACACAGCCATCGACTACGTACGAGCCTTCATCGAGTTGGCGCGCCAGCCTGTTCTCTCCATTGCACAAGAAAGCATTCAGAAGACCATCCACCCATGA